CTTACTCAGAATATTGGGCCAGTGTAATGGGCTGCAGAAACTTTTACCAATTCTTAGACTTTTACTTTTGGGCTTATGCAATTGTTTAAGAATAGGGTTAGATTAATTCATAGAGTTCTGTGTAAGATTGATGTAATCCTGGTCGTTGCTTTTGTCAACCAGGAGTGGGaaattaaataaccaatgattgTGTAAGAATGAAAACTCAATGAATGAAAACCCTATTTTCCTTTGGAAGATAAATTAGGCTCTGGTTTCAGAGAGAAGGTAGCTTGCTACCAAGTAATTTATTCATCCTTGTACTAGTAtagtacaattggtatcagacttcAATTCTGGGGCCTCAATCATGACAATCGGTGAGAAACATACTATTAACAGTGTTCATACACTTGCTCAAGAAAACTCAACTGCAATCCAAGAAATTCGTGATCAATTGAAGGTTCTTTCTACAGAATCAACTGCTCGTGCTGCTACTGAGGCTAGAACGAACGCCAATTTTGACCGTATCTTCAAAGCCTTACAACTTCTGCTACCTCCTGAGGCACAATCTGATGAAATGATAGATCCTGGTTCTCATCAAGATTCATCAAAAGGATCTAATGGAAATCGTGAGCTGATCCATACTAGTAAGTTTTCTAGAACTCCCAAGGTAGATTTTCCACGATTTGATGGAACTAATCCAAGGGGTTGGGCTCAAAAATGTGAACGTTATTTTGCTTTTCATAATTTTGCCGAGTCAGACCGAGTTGATATGGCTGCAATCCATTTTGATTCTAAAGTAGATTCATGGTTCTTAAATTATCAGCAGGGTAAACATAAAATGTCTTGGGACACATTTATTCATGATCTGTGTGTTAGATTTGAGGACGTTGCACATGACAATTATGTTGGTAGTTTTAACAAGTTATCTCAGAGTACTAAAGTTGAGGATTATTATGATAGATTTGAGCACTTTAAAGCTTTTATGGTAGCTAATAATCCAACATTACCTGAATCTTTCTATACTCTGAGTTTTATTAGTGGTTTGAAGGATGAAATCCGCACTACAGTTCAAATGTTTAAGCCAGAAGATACTTCTCATGCTTTTTACTTAGCTAGAATGCAGCATGCTTCTCTTGTTAACTCTCCAAAACAACTCAAGTACCCTTCTAGACCATTCATTCCTTCACCTATCTCTATTCCGCAGAATTCATCCACCGCCAAACCGTTCTTTTCTACCTCTCATAATATGAATAaaccttctacttcttcttcaacCCCTTTCATTACTCACCCACCTACACCTACAAAAACTGACCCTCCACTTCCACCAATTAAAAATCTTACTCCTCAGCAAATGAAAATTCACAGAGATAAAGGTCTCTGCTATAACTGTGATGAGTTCTACAGGACTGGCCATATCTGCAAAACTCAACAGTTATTTATGCTTGTTGCTAATGAAGAGGAACTCAGTGACCAGAGTGACTTATCATCACCTTATGAGCATATGACAGATTCCCCTTCTAGTTCAGATACAACCATGGAAATTTCTTTACATGCCTTGACAGGCACTACTGTTCATGACACTATTCATATTGCAGGACTTCTCACTAATCAGCATATTATGGTCCTGATTGACACAGGAAGTACACATAGTTTCATCGATTCTAAAATTACAGATAAGCTTGGTCTCCACGTATCCCCTACAGGTCATATACTCGTTACTGTTGCCAATGGAGATAGCACCATCACCAAAGGTATATGTCGAGGCCTTCAATGGGAAATGCAGGGTTACAAATTCTCTGCTGACTTACGAGCTCTCCCTCTCGGTGGTTGTGACATGGTGCTTGGCGTAGATTGGTTACGACAGCTAGGTGATGTAACTTTCAACTTTTCCCAACTGAAAATTTATTTTATACATCAAGGGTATCCAATTACATTGACTGGGAGATCTTCTAAGCCCTCTCTTAGTCTTATCAGTGCTACTACTCTTAAGAAGTTCTTCAAGAGTAAAGCCCCTGACCTAATTGGCCAATTTTTTCATGTTCATGCTACTCCTGTGCAACAACTTCCTAGTGAAGTTTCAACCTTACTAGATTCAtttgttgatgtattttcaaaacccACCCAACTGCCACCTTCTCGTCCATTAGATCATAAGATTCCACTTAAACCTAATTCAACACCTGCTTCACAAAGACCATATAAATGTCCCTTTATTCATAAAGCTGTAGTGGAACAGCTTGTCCAAGAAATGCTATATGCGGGGTTGACTCAAAAGAGTCATATCCCTTTTGCTGCCCCAATTATTTTGATTAATAAGAAGGATGGAACGTGACGATTCTGTGTGGATTATCGCAAACTCAATGACATGACTGTGAAGGACAAGTTTCCTATTCCTTTAATCGAAGAACTGTTAGATGAGTTGAATGGTGAAATTATATTTACAAAGATCGATTTGCTGTCAGGCTATCACCAGATTTTGATTTATCCATCGGACATTCATAAGACGGCTTTCCGCACTCATCAAGGCCATTATGAGTTTCGCGTAATGCCCTTCGGCCTTACAAATGCACCTGCAACATTTCAGGCATTGATGAATGAGGTTTTTCAACCATTTCTTCGCAAGTTTGTACTCGTACTTTTTGGCGATATTTTTGTATACAGTTCATCTCTGGCAGATTATCTGAAACACCTTCATGTGGTTTTTTCTTTCCTACGCCAACATTCCCTGTATGCTAAACTCTCCAAGTGCACTTTTGCTCAGCCTCAACTTGAATACTTGGGACACTTGATCACATGCAATGGTGTAGCTGCAGATCCCGACAAGGTTGCTGCTATGGTTAATTGGCCTCAACCACAAACCTTGAAGCAGTTACGAGGTTTTTTAGGCCTGACTGGTTATTATCGCAAGTTCATTAAGGGGTATGGAAATGTTTGCAAACCTCTGACAAATCTGTTACGTAAAGACTCATTTTGCTGGACTGAGGAAGCCACCACAGCATTCTcctctatcaaaacaacaatgactcAAGCCCCAGTTTTAGCTTTGCCTGATTTCAACAAGCTCTTCACATTGGAAACTGATGCATGCTCAAAGGGTGTTGGTGCAGTGCTTCTACAAGACAACAGACCCACAGCATTTTTCAGTAAGCCCTTAGGCCCAAAAGCTTTGGCATTGTCAACATATAAAAAGAAGTTCTTGGCCATTGTAATGGCAGTTCAGAAGTGGAAGTATTATTTGGGCCATGCTAAATTTGTGATCAACACATACCACCAAAGCTTGAAGTACTTACTGGAGCAGAAACTTTCTTCAGCTTTGCAACAAAAATGGCTAGTCAAGCTCATGGGTTTTGATTATGTCATCCACTGTAAGAAAGGAAAGGACAATCTGGTTGCTGATGCACTCTCCAGGTTACCACATGCTTCTTGTTCTACAATGTCATTATCCCAACCTCAGTGGACTAGTGATATTATCTCAAGCTATGATTCAGACGCGGTGGTCCAACACCTAATTACCCAGCTTCTTATTTCTCCAACCTTGCAGCACTATACTTTCCAACAAGGTATCTTGAGGTTCAAAGGGAGGTTGTACATTGGTTCAGGTAATGCCATTCGAACTTCTATTGCATTCAGTCCACTCATTTGCTGTGGGAGGCCATTCTGGCATTGTTGGTACCTATAACAGGGCTAAAGCACATTTCTATTGGCCAAAGATGAAGACTGACATCATCCATTTTGTCTCGACTTGCGACATTTGCCAATGCAACAAGAGTGACCACTCATTTCCTGGTGGACTTCTGCAACCCCTTCCAATCCCTGACACTACTTGGAAGGACATATCAATGGACTTCATTGAAGGTTTGCCCATGTCTTATCGAAAAATTGTCATTCTTGTAGTCGTAGATCGCCTAACTAAATATAGCCATTTTATTCCCCTCAGCCACCCTTTCACTGCCATAACAGTTGCCAAAGAATTTCTATCCAATATTTTTAAACTTCATGGTTTACCCAACACTATCATCAGTGATAGAGATAAAATTTTCATCATTCAGTTTTGGCAAGCTCTGTTTAAATCATTAGGTACTACCTTAAAACTGAGTTCAGCTTACCATCCTCAAACAGATGGTCAAACTGAAAGGACAAATGCCTGTGTAGAGCAGTATTTAAGATGTATGACAGGTTCACATCCCAAACATTGGGTTCAATGGATGGCTTTAGCAGAATATTGGTTTAACACCAATTATCATACATGCCTCAAAATGTCTCCATTTCAGGCACTTTATGGGTACCAACCTCCTCACTTGGTATTTCCAATTCCAACTCCTACTTCTGTGGCAACTGTTGAAGATTACTTGCGGGAAAGATATCTTATGCTGCATCTACTCAAAAATGAACTTTCTAAAGCACAGAGCAGGATGAAATTCTTCGCAGATCAGAAACGCTCAGACAGGGAATTTGCAGTGGGTGACATGGTGTTTCTGAAGCTTCAACCTTATAGGAAAACTTCAGTTGCTATTCGGAAGAACTTCAAGCTTTCTTTTAAATATTTTGGGCCATTTGAGATTCACCAGCGCATTGGTGTTGTTGCTTACAGGTTAAAATTGCTAGTGGGTTCTCGCATTCACCCTATATTTCATGTTTCACAGCTGAAAAAGAAGATTGGTCTTACTGCAACTACTTTGCCTCAGCTACCACTTGTTGATCACAATGGATACTTTGTTATTGAGCCAGTAGCTCTCTTACAGGGCCGGCTTACACTCCGCAATCGCTTATCCATTCCTCAAGTGTTGATTCAGTGGTCTAACTCTCCTCCTGAAGATGCAACTTGGGAGGATTCAGCACATATACAAGCTCAATTCCCAgacttcatccttgaggacaaagaTGCTTAAATGGGGGAGGCATTGTCATGTACTTACTCAGAATATTGGGCCAGTGTAATGGGCTGCAGAAACTTTTACCAATTCTTAGACTTTTACTGTTGGGCTTATGCAATTGTTtaagaacggttttttggggaccagcCCTTTTTTtgtgggaccattgttttattttgggtaagacattagaagtaaatctaggtcaccccttatctaaatatttatattaataccaaaattacccaTTTCAATTAAGTTAGTGCAATGATTAGTTGTATCATTAGGTTaacataattagtgattagtgcaagattaaatcaaaaaaattaaactaaaaaaataataaactaaATTAAATGATTAGTTCAAGATTAAATcaagattaaattaaaaaaattgaacaaaGGTTCGGTTGGAAAATATtttttgcgacataaccgaaccttagttcggttgggaaatgtttttcgcGACGTAACCGAATtatggttcggttgggaaatattttgcgaaataaccgaactaaggttcggttgggaaatgttttttgcaactaaccgaactattatgttcggttgggaaatgttttttgctactaaccgaactattagggttcggttgggaaatattttttgcGACTTTACCGAACCcttagttcggttaggaaatgttttttgcaacgtAAACGAACTGTTATTATGTTGGGAAATATCtttgcgaaataaccgaactaaggttcggttaggaaatgtttttgcaactaaccgaactattagggttcggttggaaaatgttttttgctactaaccgaactattagggttcggttgggaaatgttttttgcgacataaccgaactaaggttcggttgggatttttttttttgcgaaatagccGAACTGTTattcattttcatcattttcattaggttcggttagttcgacaacgtttttcacataattcctagccgaacttctctctgcaacttccattttcaactcatttgatggttaatactcatttttcaatggaacgaggaacgtcaaggaaagagagaagaagaagaagaaaacaattttttttcaaaactaaaaaatttcgattccccactgtttttgtttttgtttttgattttgattttggttaatagattcatttagattggatatatatgattagatttatataattattaggttacttttaatttaaattaaaataaagggtaaatgtgtatttacctaactttaggacaccccttataaatatagggaggttggcctaataagaccatgacccccaaaaaaaaaccatggtccctaaaaaaatgGTTCTTGTTTAAGAATAGGGTTAGATTAATTCATAGAGTTCTGTGCAAGATTGATGTAGTCCTGGTCGTTACTTTTGTCAACCAGGAGTGGacaattaaataaccaatgattgTGTAAGAATGAAAACTCAATGAATTAAAATCCTATTTTCCTTTTGGAAGATAAATTAGGCTAGAGAAGGTAGCTTGCTACCAAGTAATTCATTCATCCTTGTAATAGTATAGTACACAGATAGGGTTTTCAAAGACGCAAAACCCCATCTCTTATATTGATCAAGATCAAAATCCTGTAATAGTTTATCCTAATAATAACTAAGGGTTTATTATTACTTCTCAATCCCCAAATCAGTTTcaaagtcaatcaaatcaaaatcaaaatcaaaatcaaatttatctatcaattcaaacaaTTGGTTATGATGAAAAAGTAGGGTTTTCTGATTGCTAATGATTTGATTTTGATAGCATAGAACAAATTTTTGATTTAGAGTGAAAATGGATTTTCTGTCCTCGTATCTTCCGGGgagattaccaagaaaacaacgTCAATTCACTAAGAAGAGGGAATCAATTCACTGATTTAAAATACTTAAATCTATCTTACTGATTTTTGATCGAAAATTAGTTTtcccttctttctttttttcttctgtcAAAAAGTTTTGTtataaagatgatgaagatgaaagtTGAAACTAAAAGTCAGGGAGAGAAAACCTAGAACAGAGTCTTGTACATGTAAGCTAGCCACGTCAGGTTGGGCGCTGAGTGGGGCGCTGTTCCGGACTCGGTATAGCATTTCCGATCGGAAAACGGAAAATGCTTCCGAATTTAAAAGATTTCATTTGATTTGAGTGGATTAAATTTTGTTTTTACTGGATTTCGTACCGGTACTTCATGGTATCTGTTTTATGGCCCATGGCAAAAACTGTACAGTTTTCCTCTCTTATCCTATTTTCCGTTGTCTTCTCAAATCTCTGTGAGAATTTCCACCATTGATTCAGATCCACCTTACTGTATCTATGACAATTACTTTCAATTCATATTCACCAACTCACAAATTCAATTCAACTTAAGCTCAGAGATGATAATTACATCACCTGGATAGCATTGTCAACGCCAATCATCAGAGAGTTAATTATGCCATTTCTTGATGGTTCTCAAGAAGCACCGTCACAGATTACAACTAAATCAAATAATCACACAGAGAGTCCTCTTTTTACCGAGTGGTTAAATGAAGAACCTCACTCTTTAAAAATAGAAACATCTGAAAATCATTTCTTAGTAGTATCAACATTGTTGTACACTCTTTGGTTCACTTGACATAAGTACCAATATTCACCTGGAAACTACGCCTCTTTGCCATTCCCACATAACtgaaaaaacaactaaaataagATTAAAAGGAGAAACTAAGGCAATCTTGTTTTGAAGGGACTGCACGTAGCTAACCTCCCTTGGTGAATACTGGCAAAAATCTTCTTGAGCTTGCACGATTAAATATTCGTCTTTCCATTCATCACGATAAGTTTCTGGCCGTGCTAAGTAGTTGCTCACATGTTCCTTAAGCATCTGCTTTCTCCACTCCTCCCACGGCTGACACCCACTCTCAGCAGCAAGCCAATCACTGTAGTCATACTGAGCAGAGTATCAAAGAGACTTAATTATCAGGATCAAGAATGAGATACATAGTTCTCTTCATAGAACAACTGGGACTGACATTGAGGGAATTACTGAGGAAGTTTGAGTTCATTATGTAGAGTATTTTCTTGTTCCAAACAGTTTCCCATTGAACAGATAGCTAAACAGATTTGCAGCACAAAACACCTTCGGGATAGCACAATTTACCTACTTTTCTGCTAACAGATGAGTGTAACGTTTTGGGACAGCTGCTGCTTTAAGTTCCAAATAGAAGGCCTCGACATCCTTGATCATCTGCTGTTCGGATGGGAGTGAACACCGGCCAGATAAAACACCAGCCACCCACTTGCTTTGCAATTCAAATATGGGGAAAGGTAGAGCCTGCACCATGTAAAAGAATGACTCCAGTAACAAATgcccatatgaaatataaattttgAGACTAATGGGAATTAAGATTAAGTCAGTAAGAACACACTCAAAAAGGTATCCCAATAAAAGAAAGAGTAGGAGCCAACATCGGCGGAAAAATGTGCTTGTATAGAGGCCCTACACAACTGTCATCGACGGTCACAATATTATTGATCTCTAGAAAAGGGAAATAGTACTTGTACCTGCAAAATGGTCGAGAATGAAAACCTCTGGGATGTAACATTTCATCAAACTAAATTAAAACAGCTAACAGAAATTGATTAGCACCTAAATTTTTTATTATCCATTTATCCTATATTTTGTTATAAATCACACTGTAACCATTCTTGTTTCACTTAAATATT
This is a stretch of genomic DNA from Papaver somniferum cultivar HN1 chromosome 1, ASM357369v1, whole genome shotgun sequence. It encodes these proteins:
- the LOC113347590 gene encoding uncharacterized protein LOC113347590 yields the protein MTIGEKHTINSVHTLAQENSTAIQEIRDQLKVLSTESTARAATEARTNANFDRIFKALQLLLPPEAQSDEMIDPGSHQDSSKGSNGNRELIHTSKFSRTPKVDFPRFDGTNPRGWAQKCERYFAFHNFAESDRVDMAAIHFDSKVDSWFLNYQQGKHKMSWDTFIHDLCVRFEDVAHDNYVGSFNKLSQSTKVEDYYDRFEHFKAFMVANNPTLPESFYTLSFISGLKDEIRTTVQMFKPEDTSHAFYLARMQHASLVNSPKQLKYPSRPFIPSPISIPQNSSTAKPFFSTSHNMNKPSTSSSTPFITHPPTPTKTDPPLPPIKNLTPQQMKIHRDKGLCYNCDEFYRTGHICKTQQLFMLVANEEELSDQSDLSSPYEHMTDSPSSSDTTMEISLHALTGTTVHDTIHIAGLLTNQHIMVLIDTGSTHSFIDSKITDKLGLHVSPTGHILVTVANGDSTITKGICRGLQWEMQGYKFSADLRALPLGGCDMVLGVDWLRQLGDVTFNFSQLKIYFIHQGYPITLTGRSSKPSLSLISATTLKKFFKSKAPDLIGQFFHVHATPVQQLPSEVSTLLDSFVDVFSKPTQLPPSRPLDHKIPLKPNSTPASQRPYKCPFIHKAVVEQLVQEMLYAGLTQKSHIPFAAPIILINKKDGT